Genomic DNA from Sporosarcina sp. ANT_H38:
ATAGTTTTTTATAGAGGGTCGCTATGAACCTCTCCCGAACAGGGTATTCATTTCGTATCTGACACTATAGGACATGCGATGATTTGTCAATAGATCCTTTGTTTTTTAATCCAATCAGGGCATAGCAAGCGACAGCGAGCAGTATGAATCCCGTCAGCATGAAAGCGCCTTTGTATTCTAAGTCCAAGAATCCAATTAGGCTTGAACCTGCAACGACACCAATCGAGAAGAACGCGTAAAAATAACCATATGCTTTTCCACGAAATTCAGGAGAGGATGAATCGATTAACAGTGAGTTGATAGATGGGAATAAGAAAGCGAATCCAGCCCCATAAATACACATCGCCATATATAAGTAATTCAATTCCTCAATTTGACTTAAGAACAACATGCTTAATCCCATAAGTGATATGCCGAGTGCGAGTGTCACAACTGGCCGAACACGGTCAAAGATCCTGTTGATCGGCAGTAAAAAGATGAGAATTGCGACGACACCGAAAGTACTTAGTAATAAACCAGTTGTTTTCGTATCAAATCCGAGTGATTCAATTTTTAAAGGTAACACAAGAGCGAGTACACCTTGTGAGAACATTAAAAAGAATGCACCTGCAAATGCTCTGACAATGCCCGGATGTTGGAAAAGATATCTGACACGGAAATTGTCAGCTCCTTTTGAAGGCTGTTTTGGTACAAATGTAAACGATCGGAGAACAAAGAAAGCAAGAATTGCCAATAGCATCATAAGGCCGCCGTTGACAGCCATAATGAAAGGTGTACTTGTTTTAGCAGCCACTATACCGCCATACGCTGGGCCAATAATTGCTGCTAACCCAACGAATGCACCCGATATGGCTACACTTTTACCTCGTTTAGATTCTTCTGCACGGTTTGCCAGGAAAGTGAAAGCAGCTGGTACAATTAGCCCTTCCATGAAACCATGGACAAAGCGGACACCGAGCAATGACATTGGTCCAGCAACAAACGTGTAGAGGAAGAGAGAGATTGCCGAAGCGAATAACCCGAGTACAAGTATGAGGAAAGGACCTCTTTTGTCAGTCATGAAACCGGAAATGATATTCCCGATTGTATTTGAAAATGAATACATACCAACCGCTAGTCCAACCAAAAATGGCGTAG
This window encodes:
- a CDS encoding MFS transporter; this translates as MRGFVYLIVFFSFFDLFSQLPVMSPFALSLGATPFLVGLAVGMYSFSNTIGNIISGFMTDKRGPFLILVLGLFASAISLFLYTFVAGPMSLLGVRFVHGFMEGLIVPAAFTFLANRAEESKRGKSVAISGAFVGLAAIIGPAYGGIVAAKTSTPFIMAVNGGLMMLLAILAFFVLRSFTFVPKQPSKGADNFRVRYLFQHPGIVRAFAGAFFLMFSQGVLALVLPLKIESLGFDTKTTGLLLSTFGVVAILIFLLPINRIFDRVRPVVTLALGISLMGLSMLFLSQIEELNYLYMAMCIYGAGFAFLFPSINSLLIDSSSPEFRGKAYGYFYAFFSIGVVAGSSLIGFLDLEYKGAFMLTGFILLAVACYALIGLKNKGSIDKSSHVL